A window of the Euwallacea fornicatus isolate EFF26 chromosome 15, ASM4011564v1, whole genome shotgun sequence genome harbors these coding sequences:
- the LOC136343545 gene encoding uncharacterized protein yields MYPSPFYILLSVHIFSIKAEIEILSRGIDYVKDDDIAMIFYVNVKNVGKNDLEIAVNMLHCCETITPDEENCNSMTLIGSNIRILPSNSVKNLTLIYPNLYLFNRRGICSVRIIYRNRHKKREVSTAIHFDTTKFHSGYAKGKKLQCETVDLNFREKCNPVDCLIKYSGTMSYFNPESRRCEKVPVCYSKICDGCTPGVVYSPYSNECVDLNAPISRKDLENIENKQGRQQTSMINAICHYGRVTERKKCLCNEDWTTSASDEGMYEPGVAQHHLCNIQIGDWNCVNKTRIRITMILIVLLAITVISKLLLLMCIMTWCYRHFKKPEKTSPLQLDPEIKSIILSENLDSLDKCLCHELQYQKGEMRQKDSNLQSETVNLKYYPCSPSAFSNIRTSSGSTRCSSKTLPNIDMSNTSTSDTISFPQGDSSEDDDNNDREMFLDDDVSN; encoded by the coding sequence ATGTATCCAAGTCCATTTTACATTCTTTTATCCGTTCACATATTCTCGATTAAAGCAGAAATCGAAATTCTGTCCCGAGGTATCGATTACGTAAAAGACGACGACATCGCCATGATCTTCTACGTCAACGTTAAAAACGTAGGCAAAAATGATTTGGAAATTGCCGTTAACATGCTGCACTGCTGCGAAACCATAACTCCTGATGAAGAGAACTGCAATTCCATGACCCTTATCGGGAGCAATATAAGGATACTTCCCTCCAACAGCGTGAAGAACCTCACTTTGATTTACCCGAATTTGTACTTGTTCAACCGCAGAGGCATTTGCTCCGTTCGAATAATTTATCGCAACCGCCATAAAAAGAGAGAAGTCAGTACTGCTATTCACTTTGACAccacaaaatttcattctgGCTATGCTAAAGGAAAGAAGCTCCAGTGCGAGACTGTAGATTTGAATTTCCGAGAGAAATGCAATCCTGTGGACTGCTTGATTAAGTACTCAGGCACTATGAGCTACTTCAATCCAGAGTCTAGGAGGTGTGAGAAAGTGCCTGTgtgttattcaaaaatttgcgaTGGCTGCACTCCTGGTGTGGTATATTCCCCCTACAGCAATGAGTGCGTAGATCTCAACGCCCCAATTTCAAGGAAGGATTTAGAGAACATCGAGAACAAACAAGGAAGGCAGCAAACTAGTATGATAAACGCTATTTGCCATTATGGTAGAGtaactgaaagaaaaaaatgtttatgcaATGAAGATTGGACTACCAGTGCTAGTGATGAGGGCATGTACGAACCAGGAGTGGCTCAGCACCACTTGTGCAACATTCAGATTGGTGACTGGAACTGCGTTAATAAGACCAGAATTCGCATTACAATGATACTAATAGTCCTTCTGGCAATTACTGTAATATCAAAACTGCTGCTTCTTATGTGCATTATGACCTGGTGCTACAGACACTTCAAGAAACCCGAAAAGACTTCTCCTCTGCAACTTGATCCAGAGATCAAGTCTATAATTTTGTCTGAGAACCTAGATTCACTGGATAAATGCTTGTGCCACGAATTACAATATCAGAAAGGTGAAATGAGGCAAAAAGACTCAAATTTACAGTCAGAAACTGTGAATCTGAAGTATTATCCTTGTTCTCCCAGTGCGTTTTCAAACATAAGAACATCCTCTGGTTCCACGAGATGTTCCAGCAAGACTCTGCCTAATATCGATATGAGTAATACATCCACTTCCGACACAATTTCCTTTCCTCAAGGGGATAGTTCTGAGGATGATGATAATAATGATAGGGAAATGTTCCTCGATGATGACGTTAGTAATTAA